Proteins from one Mucilaginibacter jinjuensis genomic window:
- the moaC gene encoding cyclic pyranopterin monophosphate synthase MoaC translates to MENNTANFTHIDTDTNYPTMVDVSEKQVTKRTAVAQSIVLLGAEIMAQLTGNEIQTKKGPVFQTAIIAGTMAAKKTADLIPLCHPLALESVKFDININNEQEVVIICTATITSKTGVEMEALTGASIAALTIYDMCKAFSHDIVIKETKLIQKTGGKSDYQNK, encoded by the coding sequence ATGGAAAATAATACAGCCAATTTTACGCATATTGATACCGACACCAATTATCCAACCATGGTTGATGTAAGCGAGAAGCAGGTAACCAAAAGAACTGCCGTTGCCCAAAGCATTGTATTGCTGGGAGCGGAAATTATGGCGCAGTTGACTGGTAATGAGATCCAGACCAAGAAAGGCCCGGTTTTTCAAACCGCTATTATTGCGGGCACTATGGCTGCAAAAAAAACTGCCGACCTGATACCGCTTTGCCACCCTTTGGCGTTAGAAAGTGTAAAGTTTGATATTAACATAAATAACGAGCAGGAAGTGGTGATTATATGCACAGCTACCATTACCTCCAAAACCGGCGTAGAGATGGAAGCCTTGACCGGAGCAAGTATCGCTGCCTTAACCATTTACGATATGTGCAAAGCATTTTCGCACGATATAGTGATCAAAGAAACCAAACTGATACAAAAAACAGGAGGGAAGAGTGATTACCAAAACAAATAA
- a CDS encoding acyltransferase family protein — MNKKIYFENLDGLRFLCFLSVFFYHSFYTQFAYIEKDAVYQFIKHGIFGNGNLGVNFFFVLSGFLITTLLIEEKKLNGNIKIPFFWLRRILRIWPLFYAAVFIGFVIFPFLKRLTGQVPNETAHLVYYLTFTNNFDMIKNGLPDASILGVLWSVAVEEQFYFVWPIILYVFPINKLWIPFSVILISSLIFRALNHNYAMLENHTLSCIGDMVIGATGAWLIEISPRFKLTIQKLSKTKILLVYLVFAVIYFFRQQLLLANYGTMIFERLFIAIVIVTIIMEQTYASNSFFKMSSFKRMSKLGTITYGLYCLHFLGILIAINITKKLSINNKLWEVMIVDTSIALVTAIIISAISYKFYEAPFLKLKNKFAFITK; from the coding sequence ATGAACAAAAAAATATACTTTGAAAATCTTGACGGACTGAGGTTTTTGTGCTTTTTGTCAGTTTTCTTTTATCATAGTTTTTATACGCAATTTGCTTATATCGAGAAAGATGCGGTTTACCAGTTTATAAAGCATGGCATATTTGGAAATGGAAACCTGGGGGTTAATTTCTTTTTTGTGCTTAGTGGGTTCTTAATTACCACATTACTTATTGAAGAAAAAAAGTTAAACGGGAACATTAAAATCCCATTTTTTTGGTTGCGACGAATTTTACGGATATGGCCCTTGTTTTATGCGGCTGTATTTATTGGGTTTGTGATATTTCCGTTTTTGAAAAGGTTAACCGGGCAGGTGCCTAATGAAACGGCTCACCTGGTTTATTACCTCACTTTCACCAACAATTTTGATATGATTAAAAATGGCCTGCCCGATGCCTCAATATTGGGCGTACTGTGGAGCGTTGCGGTTGAAGAGCAGTTTTACTTTGTATGGCCAATTATCCTCTATGTATTCCCTATTAATAAACTTTGGATCCCTTTTAGTGTGATTCTTATTAGCAGCCTTATTTTTAGGGCTTTAAATCATAATTATGCCATGCTCGAAAATCATACGCTATCATGTATTGGCGATATGGTTATTGGAGCAACAGGTGCATGGCTAATAGAAATTTCGCCCAGGTTTAAATTGACGATTCAAAAATTAAGTAAAACTAAAATATTGTTAGTATATCTTGTTTTTGCTGTTATTTATTTTTTCAGGCAACAGCTATTACTGGCCAATTATGGAACCATGATTTTTGAGCGATTGTTTATAGCAATTGTTATTGTGACTATCATTATGGAGCAAACTTACGCAAGCAACTCGTTTTTCAAAATGTCGAGCTTTAAGCGGATGTCAAAATTGGGCACTATTACTTATGGCCTATACTGCCTGCATTTTTTAGGGATATTGATAGCTATTAACATTACTAAAAAACTTTCCATCAACAATAAATTGTGGGAGGTAATGATTGTGGATACTTCGATTGCTCTTGTAACTGCAATTATAATAAGTGCAATAAGCTATAAGTTTTATGAGGCGCCTTTCCTGAAGTTGAAAAACAAATTCGCTTTTATCACCAAATAA